In a single window of the Canis lupus dingo isolate Sandy chromosome 18, ASM325472v2, whole genome shotgun sequence genome:
- the LOC112663657 gene encoding LOW QUALITY PROTEIN: olfactory receptor-like protein OLF1 (The sequence of the model RefSeq protein was modified relative to this genomic sequence to represent the inferred CDS: inserted 1 base in 1 codon), translating into MELMDGNYTLVTEFILLGFPTRPELQIVLFLVFLTLYGIILTGNIGLMMLIRTDPHLQTPMYFFLSNLSFADLCFSSAIVPKMLVNFLSENKSISLYGCALQFYFSCAFADTESFILAAMAYNRYVAICNPLLYTVVMSRGICVWLIVLSYIGGNMSSLVHTSFAFILKYCDKNVINHFFCDLPPLLKLSCTDTSVNEWLLSTYGSSVEIFCFIVIVISYYFILRSVLRIRSSSGRKKTFSTCASHLTSVAIYQGTLLFIYSRPTYLYTPXTDKIISVFYTIIIPVLNPLIYSLRNKDVKDAAKRAVRLKVDSS; encoded by the exons ATGGAATTGATGGATGGAAACTACACCTTGGTGACTGAGTTTATTCTTTTAGGGTTTCCGACCCGCCCTGAACTGCAGATTGTCCTATTCCTCGTGTTTCTGACATTGTATGGTATAATTTTAACAGGGAATATTGGATTGATGATGTTAATCAGGACCGACCCTCACCTTCAAACccctatgtattttttccttagcAACCTCTCCTTTGCAGACCTTTGTTTCTCCTCAGCCATTGTTCCCAAGATGTTGGTCAATTTCCTCTCAGAAAATAAATCTATCTCCCTTTATGGCTGTGccctacagttttatttttcctgtgcttttgCTGATACAGAATCCTTTATCCTGGCTGCCATGGCATACAATCGCTATGTTGCCATCTGTAATCCTTTACTGTATACAGTTGTGATGTCTCGGGGCATCTGTGTATGGTTGATTGTCTTGTCCTACATTGGAGGTAACATGAGTTCCCTGGTTCACACGTCCTTTGCCTTTATTCTGAAATACTGCGATAAAAATGTCATTAATCATTTTTTCTGCgacctccctcccctgcttaaGCTATCCTGCACAGACACCTCAGTTAATGAGTGGCTTCTCTCCACATATGGCAGCTCAGTGGAAATTTTCTGCTTCATCGTCATTGTCATCTCCTACTATTTCATTCTGCGCTCAGTCTTGAGGATCCGCTCTTCCAGTGGCAGAAAGAAAACCTTCTCCACGTGTGCCTCTCACCTGACTTCTGTGGCCATCTATCAGGGGACTCTTCTCTTCATTTACTCACGGCCCACCTATCTGTATACTC ACACTGATAAAATTATCTCCGTGTTCTACACCATTATTATCCCAGTGCTGAATCCGTTGATTTATAGTTTgagaaataaagatgtaaaagatgCCGCTAAGAGAGCTGTAAGGTTAAAAGTGGATTCCTCATGA